A region from the Chitinophaga sp. Cy-1792 genome encodes:
- a CDS encoding FecR family protein, whose translation MKSPVSTKDLFEKYLKNECSPEEVQQLLTCFQEGDMEEDLKSRIREYLQAGEPAAVPASMLDMADGMHENTLTTLFPPVRLYQRSWFRYAAAAVLLGTVITTGLLIRQSGKHAMLAGNIRPKSASIRPAQYGAMLTLADGNTIALDSAANGVVARQNGASIIKSNGAVAYEQGTTAAQKEIINQVVTPRGNHYQLVLSDGTKVWLNAASAIRFPANFSATERKVEVKGEAYFEVASNPAKPFIVKVLSSKGESEIQVLGTHFNVHAYDDEAASTTLLEGRIKIVSGKASKLLHPGQQAVIGAPEQIVVNSSVDPDQVMSWINGVFIFNHEDIRTVMQQISRWYDVEVVYNDTHAGETFSGIVGRDSNVTQVLKIMEANGLKFKIENKTITVL comes from the coding sequence GTGAAGTCGCCAGTATCAACCAAAGATCTATTCGAAAAATACCTTAAAAATGAATGCAGCCCGGAAGAAGTACAGCAGCTGCTGACCTGTTTCCAGGAAGGGGATATGGAAGAAGATTTAAAATCCCGTATCCGTGAATACCTGCAGGCAGGAGAGCCAGCCGCAGTGCCCGCATCCATGCTGGATATGGCGGACGGTATGCACGAAAATACCCTTACTACGCTATTTCCACCTGTCCGGCTATACCAGCGAAGCTGGTTCCGCTATGCAGCGGCAGCAGTATTGCTGGGCACCGTCATCACCACCGGGTTACTTATACGCCAGTCGGGTAAGCATGCGATGCTTGCCGGCAATATCCGGCCAAAATCGGCCAGTATCAGGCCTGCACAGTACGGGGCCATGCTGACGCTTGCTGATGGCAACACCATTGCGCTTGATAGTGCCGCCAACGGTGTAGTAGCACGGCAAAACGGGGCCAGTATTATTAAATCCAACGGAGCAGTGGCCTATGAACAGGGTACAACTGCCGCTCAGAAAGAAATTATCAACCAGGTGGTTACGCCCAGAGGTAATCATTACCAGTTAGTATTGTCTGATGGTACGAAGGTTTGGCTGAACGCCGCTTCAGCGATACGTTTCCCGGCAAACTTTTCCGCAACGGAAAGAAAGGTGGAAGTAAAAGGGGAGGCATATTTCGAAGTGGCCTCCAATCCCGCCAAACCTTTTATTGTAAAAGTCCTTTCTTCGAAAGGGGAAAGCGAGATACAGGTATTGGGAACGCATTTCAACGTACATGCCTATGACGACGAAGCTGCCAGCACTACCTTGCTGGAAGGCCGCATTAAAATAGTAAGCGGCAAAGCCTCCAAACTCCTCCATCCCGGCCAGCAGGCCGTTATCGGAGCCCCTGAACAAATCGTAGTCAATAGCAGTGTAGATCCTGACCAGGTCATGTCATGGATCAATGGCGTATTTATCTTCAATCATGAGGATATACGCACCGTCATGCAGCAAATCAGCCGCTGGTACGACGTAGAAGTAGTATATAACGATACCCATGCCGGAGAAACATTTTCGGGGATTGTCGGCCGCGATAGTAACGTTACACAGGTATTGAAAATCATGGAAGCCAATGGACTTAAATTCAAAATAGAAAATAAAACCATCACCGTATTGTAA
- a CDS encoding BACON domain-containing protein: MCNLNRYTKIILAGLCVLSMATACRKDNQPVKPAPSAFTASIKNGGTFTAAGGKDTVVITAGTDGWWVTIPGAGTSWCTVTQTYGAGNFLLPVTIAANTTGAPRQVVITLNPSYNLPKVDITLNQSN, translated from the coding sequence ATGTGTAACTTGAACAGATATACGAAAATCATCCTCGCAGGCTTATGTGTGTTGTCCATGGCCACTGCCTGCAGGAAAGATAACCAGCCGGTAAAGCCGGCACCATCGGCATTTACAGCCAGCATCAAAAACGGTGGCACTTTTACAGCCGCAGGAGGGAAGGATACCGTTGTTATCACCGCCGGCACTGATGGCTGGTGGGTAACAATTCCGGGTGCAGGAACTTCCTGGTGCACGGTAACGCAGACATATGGCGCAGGAAATTTCCTGCTGCCGGTAACCATTGCAGCCAATACCACCGGAGCGCCGCGTCAGGTCGTGATTACCCTCAACCCAAGTTATAATTTACCCAAGGTAGATATCACCCTTAATCAGTCTAATTAA
- a CDS encoding RNA polymerase sigma factor gives MTDINQLDEKALVALLQAGQQAAFEKIYALYRERLLGYIFKLVKIEEVAGEVLQEVFIRVWTNRASIDKNLSFKSYIFRITENVVYDYFRKIARDRKLQTKLVAAATSDYRHVEEDIIGKEERQLLHNVMEELPPIRRRVYQLQKLAGKSYQEIGQELNISSSTVSDHIQKANKYIQQRLRAIRSTYIFLFIWIWRFFS, from the coding sequence TTGACAGATATCAACCAACTAGACGAGAAGGCATTGGTGGCCCTGCTCCAGGCCGGCCAGCAGGCTGCTTTTGAGAAGATATATGCACTTTACAGAGAACGCTTGCTGGGGTATATCTTCAAATTAGTAAAGATAGAAGAAGTTGCGGGTGAAGTTTTACAGGAGGTATTTATCAGGGTATGGACAAACCGTGCGTCCATCGACAAAAATTTATCTTTCAAATCTTATATATTTCGTATAACCGAAAACGTAGTATATGACTATTTTCGGAAAATAGCCCGCGACAGGAAGCTGCAAACAAAGCTGGTGGCCGCTGCCACTTCGGATTACCGCCACGTGGAAGAAGATATCATTGGCAAGGAAGAAAGGCAGTTGCTGCATAATGTCATGGAAGAATTACCACCAATACGCCGTCGTGTATACCAGCTCCAAAAACTGGCAGGAAAATCATATCAGGAAATCGGGCAGGAATTAAATATAAGCAGCTCTACTGTCAGTGATCATATTCAGAAGGCCAATAAATATATCCAGCAACGCTTACGCGCTATCAGATCTACCTATATTTTTCTCTTTATCTGGATCTGGCGATTTTTTTCTTAA
- a CDS encoding RagB/SusD family nutrient uptake outer membrane protein, with the protein MTISTYRYLQLAAVFAVFTSIGCNKDFLNKSPLDTLSTDHPLASTNELRLYVDQFYASSLPAQPTGVNGPGIAFNDGFGTDNMGFGNTPDARMSGALSPNGAVISGYTTIRSVNYFLEHYTNAQGDQALINNYLGEAKFFRAITYFNMVKNYGDLTWVNKVLPADASKMEVPRDPRTLVIDSVLADLDQAAALLPVQSTSSTMRIHRDVALALKSRIALYEATWQKYHKAKNDAFFTPGITDEKIRDYFQQAKAAANAVITSGRWKIYNTGKPLSDYQNLFITADLSANSEVMLWRRYNVSDLIGNSVAKYVSTGGANMGISLSLVDDYLTINGTPFTGIARANAQAVYGTELLPSIRDPRLSQTVVVPKVQQMKPGTIAPAYPALNGTSFNMNTTGYPLAKFLSYNDAVAYTDDFKDQTPAIAFRYAEVLLNYAEAAAELGDDAGAIAAVLKPLRDRAGMPVMNAATEFNSDPNYPFHDLSPLLQAVRRERRVELACEGYRLDDIMRWAAADVLVKGKRPLGALFTGSDLVQQNTAAGFYGSSLLIYDTPPAGKKVNLYLSGNPGDALRYIDPYKAAAPNGFGFNLSRDYLLPIQQRQLQLTGFKWVQNPGW; encoded by the coding sequence ATGACTATTTCAACATATAGATATCTGCAGCTGGCGGCGGTTTTTGCTGTATTCACCTCGATTGGTTGCAACAAGGATTTTCTGAATAAATCACCGCTGGATACATTGAGTACAGACCATCCGCTGGCATCCACCAATGAATTACGACTATACGTAGACCAGTTTTATGCCTCCTCGCTGCCTGCGCAGCCGACAGGAGTAAATGGCCCCGGTATTGCTTTTAATGATGGCTTTGGTACTGATAATATGGGCTTTGGCAATACCCCGGATGCCAGGATGAGCGGCGCTTTGTCACCTAATGGTGCAGTCATATCCGGCTATACCACTATCCGCAGTGTCAACTATTTCCTGGAGCATTATACCAATGCCCAGGGCGACCAGGCTTTAATCAACAACTACCTGGGAGAAGCTAAATTTTTCCGTGCAATTACTTATTTCAACATGGTGAAAAACTATGGTGATCTGACCTGGGTAAATAAAGTATTGCCTGCTGATGCCAGTAAGATGGAAGTGCCCCGTGATCCGCGTACACTCGTGATAGATTCTGTACTGGCAGATCTGGACCAGGCCGCCGCGCTATTGCCGGTACAGTCCACCAGCAGTACCATGCGCATACATAGAGATGTGGCACTGGCGTTGAAATCCAGGATTGCATTATATGAGGCTACCTGGCAAAAGTACCACAAAGCGAAAAACGATGCGTTCTTTACGCCCGGTATTACAGACGAAAAAATCCGTGATTATTTCCAACAGGCAAAAGCTGCTGCCAATGCGGTGATCACCAGTGGCCGCTGGAAAATATATAATACCGGAAAGCCGCTGAGCGACTATCAGAATTTATTCATTACTGCTGATTTATCTGCCAACAGTGAAGTGATGTTATGGCGAAGATATAATGTCAGCGATCTTATTGGTAACAGCGTGGCCAAATATGTTTCTACCGGAGGTGCAAATATGGGTATTAGTCTTTCTTTGGTAGATGACTACCTTACCATTAACGGAACTCCTTTTACCGGCATTGCCAGGGCCAATGCACAGGCAGTTTATGGAACGGAGCTGCTGCCTTCCATCAGGGACCCGCGTTTATCGCAGACAGTAGTCGTGCCAAAAGTCCAGCAAATGAAGCCGGGTACCATTGCACCTGCCTATCCCGCATTGAATGGCACCAGTTTTAATATGAATACTACCGGCTACCCGCTGGCTAAATTTTTGTCGTACAACGATGCCGTGGCCTATACCGATGATTTTAAGGATCAGACGCCCGCCATTGCTTTCAGGTATGCAGAAGTACTGCTGAACTATGCAGAGGCTGCGGCAGAACTGGGGGACGATGCCGGTGCCATTGCAGCCGTACTGAAACCTCTCCGCGATCGTGCAGGCATGCCCGTTATGAATGCTGCGACAGAATTTAACAGTGACCCCAATTATCCATTTCATGATTTAAGTCCGCTGTTACAGGCCGTAAGAAGAGAACGGCGCGTAGAGCTGGCATGTGAGGGATATCGCCTGGATGATATTATGCGCTGGGCTGCTGCCGATGTATTGGTAAAAGGCAAAAGGCCGCTTGGCGCATTGTTTACCGGTAGCGACCTTGTTCAGCAAAATACTGCTGCCGGATTTTATGGTAGTTCCCTGTTGATCTACGATACGCCGCCAGCAGGCAAAAAGGTAAATCTTTACCTGTCTGGAAACCCCGGAGATGCCCTGCGATATATCGATCCATACAAAGCGGCCGCTCCCAATGGTTTTGGATTTAATCTCAGCAGGGATTATCTCCTGCCTATTCAGCAGCGCCAGTTACAGCTGACAGGCTTTAAATGGGTACAAAACCCGGGATGGTAA
- a CDS encoding TonB-dependent receptor, translated as MKLQDVTRSIPWRRRVFNTFIAMKLTAGLLIASCLQVSAYSYGQTVTLHEKKISLQKLFLKIHEQTGYQVFYKDWLLDNAGKVDINVDNMRLEQVLAICFKDLPLSYTVSDKNIVIRAKQATDNKLPGIDQQTPVIRKGIVKDEKGLPLVGVTVSVSGTSKGTITNEKGEFSIAADRGDVLLFSILGYKKKSITLADNSVISISLDLDIVSAGEVVVVGYGTQKKVNLTGAVSSIKGSDLDRRPVLNATQSLEGLVPGLNVSVGSSTKPGQSYNLNVRGAGNLAGGDGPLVLVDGIPMDLGSVNPNDIESISVLKDAAASAIYGARAPYGVILVTTKKGKADKTVISYSNNFGLTRPVNLPEMANAYDFAVYFNAACANAGVALQYSDAKLAQLKAFVENPNANVNPWPEAKDNYLLNFENTPNGVASTDWFAFNYKPSSFRQQHNLSVSGGNKTTQYFVSGGYYGEGGVLRFADINYNRYNLNSTITSQVTDWFKLKLNSKVTADKYTAPFSPGGTFEQNYFHDLARFRPNVSPYDLNGHYNELSLVPYLQSGSSYSNKIFTLIVQPGIELEPIKNWKITADLNINRGNTDNTTLLLPGVQYGIDGTQRYVNRSEFGIPIGGSYARGLATNLYLSPNIYTSYRYTPSRDHEFNFLAGFQQEAYDFTSLSSAATPLISFNTPGINLSGVPATTSESRYHWSTRGFFGRINYNYKEKYLVEFNGRYDGSSRFAPSSRWGFFPSGSVGYNIVKEDFMEGLHKVFDNLKIRASYGLLGNQSGAGMYSYIQTMGISNVGINGAGPQWYFQNGREANIYAPAAYNPGVTWEKVQVKNLGIDFDLLQSRLSGTFEVYQRDTKDMLGPSFDIADMFGAAVPSSNNANLRTSGWELTLNYKGNISSDVKFSVGAVLSDNKSVVTKYQNPTGFNPSVTFYNGKQLGEIWGYRASGLIQNDEEAAAFNAMDHSFISTQPWKPGDVRYIDLNGDKKINNGANRLDSMGDMTIIGNASPRYAYAFTGTIDWKGLTLSFVVQGIAKRDYAPTSNDVYFWGYSSYAQVTVFKQHLDYWTPENPNAYYPAPYTNTGGAVGPFQYKSQQVSDRYLQNAAYLRLKNVTLNYSLPARLISKAHLSKVSVFMSGENLLTFTKLSKMFDPETLNISAVGTGKSYPLTQVYSAGMNVIF; from the coding sequence ATGAAATTACAGGATGTCACGCGCTCCATCCCCTGGAGAAGGCGTGTGTTTAACACTTTTATTGCCATGAAACTAACCGCAGGCTTGTTAATAGCCAGTTGCCTTCAGGTAAGTGCCTACAGCTATGGCCAGACAGTAACATTGCATGAGAAAAAAATTTCCCTTCAGAAGCTTTTTCTAAAGATTCATGAACAGACAGGCTACCAGGTTTTCTATAAAGACTGGCTGCTGGACAATGCAGGAAAAGTCGATATCAATGTAGATAATATGCGACTGGAGCAGGTGCTGGCCATCTGCTTTAAAGATCTCCCTTTGTCCTATACCGTATCTGATAAAAATATTGTTATCAGGGCAAAACAAGCCACAGACAATAAATTGCCGGGCATCGACCAGCAGACACCTGTTATCCGGAAAGGGATAGTGAAAGATGAGAAAGGGTTGCCACTGGTGGGTGTAACCGTTAGCGTTAGTGGCACCTCCAAAGGCACTATTACCAACGAAAAAGGAGAATTCAGCATTGCTGCTGACCGTGGTGATGTGCTGTTATTTTCTATTCTCGGGTACAAAAAGAAAAGCATCACCCTTGCCGATAATAGCGTAATCTCCATTTCCCTTGACCTGGACATCGTTTCGGCAGGAGAGGTGGTGGTAGTGGGATACGGCACACAGAAGAAAGTTAACCTGACCGGCGCCGTGTCATCCATCAAAGGCAGTGACCTGGACCGCAGGCCTGTGCTGAATGCAACACAGAGCCTGGAAGGACTGGTACCGGGATTGAATGTTTCCGTAGGCTCCAGTACCAAACCGGGTCAGAGCTATAACCTGAATGTAAGGGGGGCCGGCAACCTCGCCGGCGGCGATGGGCCACTGGTATTGGTAGATGGTATCCCTATGGACCTGGGCTCCGTTAACCCGAATGATATAGAATCGATTTCTGTGCTGAAAGATGCTGCCGCATCAGCGATCTACGGCGCCCGTGCACCTTATGGCGTTATACTGGTGACTACCAAAAAAGGAAAGGCCGATAAAACCGTAATCAGCTATTCCAACAACTTTGGCCTGACAAGACCGGTAAATCTGCCTGAAATGGCCAATGCATATGACTTTGCGGTTTACTTCAACGCTGCCTGCGCCAACGCTGGCGTGGCCCTGCAATATTCAGACGCCAAGCTGGCACAGCTGAAAGCATTTGTAGAAAATCCCAACGCTAATGTAAACCCATGGCCGGAAGCGAAGGACAACTACCTGCTCAATTTCGAAAATACACCTAACGGTGTCGCCAGTACGGATTGGTTTGCCTTTAATTATAAACCCTCTTCTTTCCGCCAGCAGCACAACCTGAGCGTTAGTGGCGGTAATAAAACTACCCAGTATTTTGTTTCCGGTGGTTACTATGGCGAAGGTGGAGTATTACGTTTTGCAGATATCAACTATAACAGGTACAACCTGAACAGTACTATTACCTCACAGGTGACAGACTGGTTCAAACTGAAGCTGAACAGTAAGGTCACTGCTGATAAATATACCGCGCCGTTTTCACCGGGCGGGACTTTCGAGCAGAATTACTTTCACGATCTCGCACGGTTCAGACCCAATGTTTCTCCCTATGACCTGAATGGACATTATAACGAGCTTTCTCTCGTGCCTTATCTGCAGTCTGGCTCATCCTACTCCAACAAGATCTTTACGCTGATCGTACAGCCAGGTATAGAACTGGAGCCCATCAAAAACTGGAAGATAACCGCTGATCTGAATATTAACAGGGGAAATACGGATAATACAACATTACTGTTGCCAGGAGTTCAATATGGCATCGACGGTACGCAGCGATATGTCAACCGCTCTGAATTTGGTATTCCTATTGGCGGCAGTTATGCGCGGGGACTTGCGACAAATCTTTATCTCTCCCCCAATATTTATACCTCTTACCGGTATACTCCATCCCGTGATCATGAATTCAATTTCCTGGCGGGTTTCCAGCAGGAGGCATATGATTTCACCAGCCTGAGTTCTGCTGCAACGCCGCTGATCAGTTTTAATACACCGGGTATCAATTTATCAGGTGTGCCGGCAACCACTTCTGAAAGCCGGTATCATTGGTCTACGCGCGGATTTTTTGGTCGTATAAATTATAATTATAAAGAGAAATACCTGGTAGAATTTAATGGCCGGTACGACGGATCTTCCCGTTTTGCACCATCCAGCCGCTGGGGCTTCTTTCCATCAGGGTCTGTGGGTTATAATATCGTGAAGGAAGATTTCATGGAGGGGCTGCATAAAGTGTTTGATAACCTTAAAATACGTGCTTCTTATGGATTGCTGGGTAATCAATCCGGCGCCGGTATGTATTCTTACATTCAAACGATGGGTATCTCCAACGTAGGCATTAATGGTGCAGGGCCGCAATGGTATTTCCAGAATGGCCGGGAAGCCAATATCTATGCGCCGGCAGCCTATAACCCGGGCGTAACCTGGGAAAAGGTACAGGTGAAAAATCTTGGTATTGATTTCGACCTGCTGCAAAGCCGGCTCTCGGGCACCTTTGAGGTATATCAGCGCGATACCAAAGATATGTTAGGGCCCAGCTTCGATATCGCTGATATGTTTGGCGCTGCCGTTCCTTCCAGCAATAACGCCAATCTGCGTACCTCAGGATGGGAGCTGACACTCAACTATAAAGGAAATATCAGTAGTGATGTGAAATTCAGCGTAGGTGCTGTGTTGTCTGACAATAAATCTGTGGTGACCAAATACCAGAACCCGACAGGATTCAATCCTTCCGTCACTTTCTATAACGGCAAGCAGCTGGGTGAAATATGGGGTTACCGCGCTTCCGGCTTAATTCAGAATGATGAGGAAGCTGCTGCATTTAATGCTATGGACCATTCGTTTATCAGCACGCAGCCATGGAAGCCGGGAGATGTAAGGTATATAGATCTGAATGGCGATAAAAAAATCAACAACGGCGCCAATCGCCTCGATAGTATGGGCGATATGACCATTATCGGTAACGCCAGTCCTAGGTATGCCTATGCGTTTACCGGTACTATAGACTGGAAGGGCCTGACATTGTCATTTGTAGTACAGGGCATCGCTAAACGGGACTACGCGCCAACTTCCAACGATGTATATTTCTGGGGTTACAGTTCCTATGCTCAGGTGACGGTCTTTAAGCAGCACCTCGACTATTGGACACCAGAGAACCCAAACGCCTATTACCCTGCGCCATATACGAATACCGGCGGTGCAGTCGGCCCATTTCAGTATAAAAGTCAACAGGTGTCAGACAGGTACCTGCAAAATGCAGCCTACCTGCGACTGAAGAACGTGACGTTGAATTATTCCCTGCCGGCAAGGCTGATCAGCAAAGCACATCTTTCAAAAGTATCTGTGTTTATGTCTGGCGAAAACCTGTTGACATTTACGAAGCTCAGTAAGATGTTTGACCCTGAAACGCTGAATATCTCAGCAGTTGGCACAGGGAAGTCATACCCGTTAACACAGGTTTATTCTGCCGGTATGAATGTCATTTTCTAA
- a CDS encoding membrane or secreted protein: MKTLFNLCLTALLSIAGIFTASAQSPVIGAWTAANGSDTAVLLVTESYFTITTYNAQGVKSTLGGTWEGTSDASAALHIEFNTTDSTLVGKRVDADVSFNGDHFGTTIGGNKTNWSRVDYGNGTLAGLWQITGREVNGTMNAMQAGARKTIKILSGSQFQWVAINTATGEFFGTGGGSYTFENGVYTEKLAYFSRDNSRVGSTLQFKGSVNANKWDHSGKSSQGAPIHEEWTRQ, encoded by the coding sequence ATGAAAACACTATTCAACTTATGCCTCACTGCGTTACTTTCCATTGCCGGGATATTTACCGCGTCTGCACAGTCTCCTGTAATCGGGGCCTGGACTGCCGCCAATGGCAGTGATACTGCTGTGCTGCTGGTAACGGAAAGTTATTTTACTATTACGACCTATAATGCCCAGGGGGTTAAGTCTACCCTTGGGGGTACCTGGGAAGGCACCAGCGACGCCTCTGCAGCGCTGCATATCGAATTCAATACCACCGATAGTACCCTCGTTGGAAAGCGTGTAGACGCTGACGTATCTTTTAACGGAGACCATTTTGGCACCACTATAGGTGGAAACAAAACCAATTGGAGCCGTGTCGACTATGGCAACGGTACCCTGGCAGGCTTATGGCAGATTACCGGCCGTGAAGTGAATGGCACCATGAATGCCATGCAGGCTGGCGCCAGAAAAACAATTAAAATACTGAGTGGCAGCCAGTTTCAATGGGTAGCAATCAATACGGCCACCGGAGAATTTTTTGGTACCGGCGGTGGTTCCTATACGTTTGAAAACGGCGTATATACGGAGAAGTTAGCCTACTTTTCCAGGGATAACAGCCGCGTTGGTAGCACGCTGCAGTTTAAAGGCAGTGTAAACGCCAACAAATGGGACCATAGTGGTAAGAGCTCCCAGGGAGCTCCGATTCATGAAGAATGGACAAGACAATAA
- a CDS encoding KTSC domain-containing protein — MSKIVDYRRLLNVAKTADLKELKSSYRNLMKEWHPDKFEGLEEEKKLEAEAKSKELIEAYHFLVSIAPETIEAALPEYTATIAASMIHDFSYTKTTLQIQFQDGSCYEYLDVPKALYVKLINSDTPGRFCRRHIYHEFVYRKVSKAVEA; from the coding sequence ATGAGTAAAATAGTTGACTACAGAAGACTGCTGAATGTTGCCAAAACCGCAGATCTGAAAGAATTAAAATCTTCCTACAGAAATTTAATGAAGGAATGGCATCCTGATAAATTCGAAGGACTGGAAGAAGAAAAAAAGCTCGAAGCAGAAGCTAAAAGTAAAGAGCTGATCGAGGCATACCATTTCCTGGTAAGCATCGCGCCTGAAACCATTGAGGCAGCGCTGCCGGAATATACCGCCACTATCGCAGCCAGCATGATCCATGACTTCAGCTACACAAAAACCACCCTGCAAATCCAGTTTCAGGACGGCAGCTGCTACGAATACCTCGATGTTCCAAAAGCATTGTACGTGAAGCTGATCAACTCCGATACCCCGGGAAGATTCTGCCGCAGGCACATCTATCACGAGTTTGTGTACCGTAAGGTAAGTAAAGCAGTAGAAGCTTAG
- a CDS encoding DNA mismatch repair protein MutS: MPYFLIFLFFALGAVLLYTNQFRRSKSKQLLRIRQQWGKPKEGPFHFSRIRSFLDVNSGNDFQVLSDQTKADIDFDEVFCFADRTLTPVGQQYLYDLMSKPGNDAARLQLLEQQVSFFTNNTTERETAQVLLTALQNNDAAYISSLLEDDIPSRPSWYNMVKVSLAAMLLMLVLSPFYPFLLIGLPIPLFFNVFLHYWNKNNTARFIRSVPQLAVLMEQAHNLSGHQLPFNNTAAIESLQRMKTFRRKSLFINFGHGESGDDLTKVFAYLLEYLKAFLLVEFFAFYALVDELRKRKPDILVLFNYIGSIDTCISIASLRAGDTHSCTPDFLPVSRTLEATKVCHPPIPGCVPNDITVNGKSVLITGSNMSGKTTFLRTIALNIILAQTIHTCFATSFRTPFFRLFSSIRIDDSLQDGRSYYFQEVEVMHSLIREVTPSAQNFYILDEVFKGTNTVERIAAASAILSYLNKYNNIVFVSTHDIELSAMLSADYELYHFSETVSEGQLSFDHKLKTGQLTTRNAIKLLEISGYPKEIIDQATGISSKLRIQL; this comes from the coding sequence ATGCCATACTTCCTGATTTTCCTGTTCTTTGCACTCGGTGCAGTGTTGCTCTATACCAATCAATTCAGGCGCTCTAAAAGCAAGCAGTTGCTCCGTATACGCCAGCAATGGGGAAAACCAAAGGAAGGCCCTTTCCATTTCAGCAGGATCAGGAGTTTCCTGGATGTAAATTCTGGCAATGATTTCCAGGTATTGTCTGACCAGACAAAAGCAGATATCGATTTTGATGAAGTATTCTGCTTTGCAGACCGTACGCTCACACCGGTGGGGCAGCAATACCTTTACGATCTGATGAGCAAACCCGGCAACGATGCCGCCAGACTGCAACTGCTGGAACAACAGGTATCTTTCTTTACAAATAACACGACAGAACGGGAAACAGCACAGGTATTACTGACGGCACTGCAAAACAATGATGCCGCCTATATCTCTTCTCTGCTGGAAGATGACATTCCTTCCCGGCCATCCTGGTACAATATGGTGAAGGTTTCACTCGCTGCCATGCTATTGATGCTGGTCCTGTCGCCGTTCTATCCGTTTTTACTGATAGGTCTTCCAATTCCTTTGTTCTTTAACGTATTCCTGCATTACTGGAATAAAAACAACACCGCACGTTTCATCAGGTCTGTTCCACAACTCGCTGTTTTAATGGAACAGGCGCACAACTTATCCGGCCATCAGCTGCCATTTAACAATACTGCTGCCATAGAAAGTTTGCAACGAATGAAAACCTTCCGTCGCAAAAGCCTGTTTATCAATTTCGGCCATGGTGAAAGCGGCGACGACCTTACAAAGGTATTCGCCTATCTGCTGGAATACCTGAAAGCCTTTCTGCTGGTAGAATTTTTCGCCTTTTATGCACTGGTAGATGAACTTCGCAAAAGAAAACCGGATATCCTGGTACTCTTCAACTATATCGGCAGTATAGACACCTGTATCTCCATTGCTTCTCTCCGCGCCGGCGACACGCACTCCTGCACACCTGATTTCCTGCCTGTATCGCGTACCCTGGAAGCTACTAAGGTTTGCCACCCGCCGATACCAGGCTGTGTTCCTAATGACATTACCGTAAACGGCAAAAGTGTTTTAATAACCGGGTCCAATATGTCTGGTAAAACTACGTTCCTGCGCACCATTGCGTTGAATATCATACTGGCCCAAACGATCCATACCTGTTTTGCAACATCATTCCGTACACCTTTCTTCCGGCTGTTTTCCTCCATACGCATTGATGACAGCCTGCAGGATGGCAGGAGTTATTATTTCCAGGAAGTGGAAGTTATGCATTCCCTCATCCGGGAAGTAACCCCATCGGCACAAAATTTCTATATCCTGGACGAAGTCTTTAAAGGCACCAATACCGTTGAGCGCATCGCCGCTGCCAGCGCCATTCTCTCCTATCTCAACAAGTACAATAACATCGTATTCGTTTCCACACATGATATTGAATTGTCTGCCATGCTTTCCGCTGATTACGAGCTGTATCATTTCTCAGAAACAGTATCCGAAGGGCAGTTAAGCTTTGATCACAAACTGAAAACAGGGCAGCTGACCACGAGGAATGCGATTAAGTTGCTGGAAATCTCCGGTTACCCTAAAGAGATTATTGACCAGGCCACCGGTATCAGTAGTAAACTCAGGATACAATTGTAA